One genomic segment of Novisyntrophococcus fermenticellae includes these proteins:
- a CDS encoding response regulator transcription factor: MVAKQKILIVDDDNNIAELISLYLTKECYDCKIVNDGEEAIRENDVFQPNLILLDLMLPGMDGYQVCREIRQKSNVPIIMLSAKGEIFDKVLGLELGADDYIIKPFDAKELVARVKAVLRRFQPAASTSADVSKTSGKCVEYPDLIINLTNYSVIYRGESVDMPPKELELLYFLASSPNQVFTREQLLDHIWGYEYIGDTRTVDVHIKRLREKIKDHRTWSISTVWGIGYKFEVKS, translated from the coding sequence ATGGTGGCAAAACAGAAAATATTGATTGTCGATGATGATAATAATATCGCAGAGCTTATTTCTCTGTATTTGACAAAAGAGTGCTATGATTGCAAGATTGTAAATGACGGCGAAGAGGCCATAAGGGAAAATGACGTGTTTCAGCCGAATCTGATTCTGCTGGATCTTATGCTTCCGGGGATGGACGGCTATCAGGTATGCAGAGAAATCCGGCAGAAATCCAACGTTCCAATCATCATGCTCTCTGCAAAGGGGGAAATCTTTGATAAGGTTTTAGGGTTAGAGCTGGGTGCCGACGATTATATCATCAAGCCTTTCGACGCCAAGGAGCTGGTGGCAAGAGTAAAAGCAGTACTCCGCCGCTTCCAGCCGGCGGCTTCCACATCCGCAGACGTATCAAAGACCAGCGGAAAATGCGTAGAGTATCCTGATTTGATTATCAATCTGACAAATTACTCTGTCATTTACCGGGGAGAGTCTGTTGATATGCCCCCTAAGGAACTGGAGCTTCTTTATTTTCTGGCCTCTTCCCCCAATCAGGTGTTTACAAGAGAGCAGCTTCTGGATCATATCTGGGGATATGAATATATCGGGGATACCCGGACGGTAGACGTCCATATCAAGCGTCTGCGGGAAAAGATCAAGGATCACCGCACCTGGTCCATCAGTACGGTATGGGGAATCGGATACAAATTTGAGGTTAAGTCATGA
- a CDS encoding sensor histidine kinase: MNRKLYGKFLLAYALVGVVSFLLISTLGSKLIQQKVVASVSSTLYKEAASIASNQGTKYYTDKTSLEDTYETIELLGIYQNSEIWLLSRDGDILLNSSMPLDEEHAEHLPGFDPVALGFDYYSVGRFFQYFDQDMLSVMKPVTGNLSLRGYIAIHTSMQDIYQQRESILAVVYILFAVIYAMFFLILLLFSFTVYRPLKKIIHGAKEYADGNLTYNILVRSHDEMGYLATTLNYMSGELNKMNEYQRKFVANVSHDFRSPLTSIKGYVEAIQDGTIPPEMQEKYLNIVLLETERLNKLTKEMLTLNALDNRGSFLDITSFDLNAVIKNTAASFEGICRNKHITIQLLMAAQTLYVSADIGKIQQVLYNLIDNAIKFSDKDSTIFVETTEKHGKVFVSVKDTGVGIPRDSIQKIWERFYKIDASRGKDRRGTGLGLSIVKEIINAHNQNINVISTQGVGTEFVFTLDKGKAPTSAP, translated from the coding sequence ATGAACAGAAAGCTCTACGGAAAGTTCCTTCTGGCCTATGCGTTGGTAGGAGTGGTCTCATTCCTTTTGATTTCCACTCTGGGTTCAAAGCTGATTCAGCAAAAAGTAGTAGCGTCAGTCAGCAGCACGCTTTATAAGGAGGCTGCTTCTATTGCCAGTAATCAGGGCACAAAATATTATACGGATAAAACAAGCCTGGAGGATACCTACGAAACCATAGAGCTTCTAGGTATCTATCAAAACTCCGAAATCTGGCTGCTCAGCCGTGATGGAGATATTCTTTTGAATTCGTCCATGCCGCTGGATGAAGAACATGCTGAACACCTCCCCGGCTTTGATCCTGTGGCCCTGGGATTTGATTATTATTCAGTGGGCCGTTTTTTTCAATACTTTGATCAGGATATGCTGAGTGTGATGAAACCCGTCACAGGTAATCTGTCCCTGCGCGGCTATATCGCAATACATACAAGTATGCAGGACATCTATCAGCAGCGGGAATCTATCCTGGCAGTTGTATACATTCTGTTTGCCGTTATATACGCCATGTTTTTTCTTATTCTGCTTTTATTTTCTTTTACTGTCTACCGTCCGCTTAAGAAAATCATACATGGTGCGAAGGAATATGCAGATGGAAACCTGACCTATAACATTTTAGTCAGATCTCATGATGAGATGGGCTATCTGGCCACTACACTGAACTATATGTCAGGAGAGCTGAATAAGATGAATGAATACCAGCGGAAATTTGTAGCCAATGTTTCCCATGATTTTCGTTCGCCCCTGACTTCTATCAAAGGTTACGTAGAGGCCATACAAGATGGTACAATTCCACCGGAAATGCAGGAAAAGTATCTGAACATTGTCCTGTTGGAAACAGAGCGTCTGAACAAGCTTACAAAAGAGATGCTGACACTGAATGCCCTGGACAACAGAGGGAGTTTTCTGGACATTACCTCTTTTGATCTCAATGCCGTAATCAAAAATACGGCCGCTTCCTTTGAAGGAATCTGCCGTAACAAACATATAACAATTCAACTTCTCATGGCTGCCCAGACCCTGTATGTATCTGCGGATATTGGCAAAATTCAGCAGGTCCTCTATAACCTGATCGATAATGCCATCAAATTCAGTGATAAGGATTCTACAATCTTTGTGGAAACTACAGAGAAACACGGAAAAGTTTTCGTATCCGTGAAGGATACAGGAGTCGGAATTCCCAGAGACAGTATCCAGAAAATCTGGGAACGTTTTTATAAAATCGATGCGTCCCGGGGAAAAGACCGGAGAGGAACCGGCCTGGGTCTTTCAATCGTAAAGGAAATTATCAATGCTCACAATCAGAATATCAATGTAATCAGCACGCAGGGTGTGGGAACAGAGTTCGTCTTTACACTGGACAAGGGTAAGGCTCCCACGTCCGCCCCTTAA
- a CDS encoding tRNA (cytidine(34)-2'-O)-methyltransferase — MAHLNIVLHEPEIPANTGNIGRTCVATGTRLHLIEPLGFHLNEKAIKRAGMDYWRNLDVTRYMNYEDFLEKNPGARIYYATTKGSKTYTEVEYPEDCFLMFGKESAGIPEDILYQNQETAVRIPMIGDIRSLNLSNSVAIVLYEALRQHNFDHMQLEGHLRTHDWR, encoded by the coding sequence GTGGCACATCTGAATATTGTACTACATGAGCCGGAGATACCGGCCAATACCGGCAACATTGGCAGAACCTGCGTGGCTACAGGAACCAGGCTGCATCTGATCGAACCTTTAGGGTTTCATCTGAACGAAAAAGCAATTAAGCGTGCAGGGATGGATTACTGGAGGAATCTGGATGTTACAAGATATATGAACTACGAAGATTTTCTTGAAAAAAATCCCGGTGCCAGAATATACTACGCTACCACTAAGGGAAGCAAAACTTATACAGAGGTAGAATACCCGGAGGATTGCTTTCTTATGTTTGGCAAGGAAAGCGCAGGAATTCCTGAGGATATTCTGTATCAGAATCAGGAAACGGCGGTGAGGATTCCCATGATTGGGGACATCCGTTCCCTGAATCTCTCCAATTCTGTGGCCATCGTGCTTTATGAAGCACTTCGCCAGCATAATTTTGACCATATGCAGCTGGAGGGCCACTTAAGAACACATGACTGGAGATAG
- a CDS encoding AIR synthase family protein: protein MMQKYKNRKRENDMKIGKLPEQVLIRSVLKQIRHRRDEVLIGPGVGLDCAALELKEGEVLVMSSDPITGTVKDLGRHCIHITANDLAASGAEPLGVMLTVLLTEDTEEAEIRELVSEAEAVCESLNIEILGGHTEITDVVKQPVITVTGVGKVDKKRLLTHTHAKPHQDVVITKWIGLEATSILVKEREEDLLEIFSPAFLHTAKNFDQYLSVVTEGRIASDMGASAMHDITEGGVFGALWELASSGNVGLDIDLKAIPIRQETVEICEHFDANPYQIMSSGSMMIAIDDGTSLVRTLEKAGIHAAVIGCTTEGNDKTLRNGQEIRYLDRPQPDELYRALKYKR, encoded by the coding sequence ATGATGCAAAAGTATAAAAACAGAAAGCGGGAGAATGACATGAAGATTGGCAAGCTGCCGGAGCAGGTATTGATCCGTTCCGTTTTAAAGCAGATTAGGCACAGGCGTGACGAGGTATTGATAGGACCGGGAGTTGGTCTTGACTGCGCCGCACTCGAATTGAAAGAAGGAGAGGTGCTTGTGATGTCTTCGGATCCGATTACGGGAACCGTAAAAGATCTGGGAAGGCACTGCATCCATATTACAGCCAACGATCTGGCTGCATCGGGTGCAGAGCCGCTGGGCGTCATGCTTACCGTACTGCTTACCGAAGATACTGAGGAAGCGGAAATCCGGGAACTGGTATCGGAGGCTGAAGCAGTATGTGAGAGTCTGAATATCGAGATCCTGGGCGGTCATACGGAAATCACGGATGTGGTGAAGCAGCCGGTGATTACCGTGACAGGAGTGGGGAAGGTAGACAAGAAGCGCCTGCTCACCCACACCCATGCGAAACCGCATCAGGATGTGGTCATTACAAAATGGATTGGCCTGGAGGCCACTTCAATTCTGGTCAAAGAAAGAGAAGAGGATCTGCTGGAAATCTTCTCTCCCGCATTCCTGCATACGGCAAAAAACTTTGATCAGTATCTGTCTGTCGTTACGGAAGGAAGAATAGCGTCAGATATGGGAGCTTCGGCGATGCATGATATCACAGAGGGAGGCGTATTCGGAGCGCTTTGGGAGCTGGCCTCTTCCGGGAATGTCGGATTGGACATCGATCTGAAAGCCATTCCCATCAGGCAGGAGACCGTGGAAATCTGTGAGCATTTCGATGCAAACCCTTATCAGATTATGTCCAGCGGTTCTATGATGATTGCCATTGATGATGGGACTTCCCTGGTCAGGACTCTGGAGAAAGCAGGTATCCATGCAGCAGTGATCGGGTGTACGACAGAAGGTAATGATAAGACGTTAAGAAACGGACAGGAAATCCGATATCTGGACAGACCTCAGCCGGATGAGTTATACAGAGCATTAAAGTATAAAAGATAA
- a CDS encoding VanW family protein, translating into MKKTGIAVVILAALLFWPGGITVRADAGDGQEQAIEGIYIENINVAGMGEDQIRQEIQSKIEELSGSRIVLYVGNSGASVTAGDLGLSCTNEKIVRQALELGQKGNVLQRFETTRSIQKRGPLVLELHYAADEEKVRAIVEAQCVPLSHPAVNMSLKLQNDGSFSTVPGQDGAALKEEESVQTILNFFSEIWRGGDAEITLDAETVPAQGDPGQLALVKDVLGESSTDYSASSENRRTNVLTGTSKLNGKVLYPGEEFSVLEAVKPFDAESGYATAPSYEMGSVVDSYGGGICQVSTTLYLAVLRAELEVTERSNHSMIVGYVKPSMDAAIADGSKDFRFRNNTDAPIYILGYASGGEVGFVIYGHETRDRENRQVSFESETLTTTEPENKIQKDSNLDFGAVESTNGHTGKEARLWKIVTVDGQETREQVNESTYQMTPHVTRIGIKGGDDEAVDALTSAIDMGDMGKVNEILARYPGGKASA; encoded by the coding sequence ATGAAAAAAACTGGAATTGCAGTTGTAATTCTGGCTGCCCTCCTGTTTTGGCCGGGTGGAATAACTGTCCGGGCGGATGCCGGAGATGGGCAGGAACAGGCGATAGAAGGGATTTATATTGAAAATATAAATGTAGCCGGCATGGGTGAAGACCAGATTCGCCAGGAAATACAAAGTAAGATAGAGGAATTGTCCGGGAGCCGCATTGTGCTGTATGTGGGTAATTCGGGAGCTTCTGTTACTGCCGGGGATCTGGGCCTTTCATGTACCAATGAAAAGATTGTCCGGCAGGCTCTGGAGCTGGGGCAGAAGGGAAATGTTCTTCAGCGTTTTGAAACGACCCGCTCCATCCAAAAGAGAGGACCGTTGGTTCTGGAACTGCATTATGCGGCAGATGAAGAGAAGGTAAGAGCCATCGTGGAAGCCCAGTGTGTTCCGCTTAGCCATCCGGCCGTTAACATGTCTTTAAAGCTGCAAAACGACGGCTCGTTTTCAACAGTGCCAGGTCAGGATGGAGCTGCTTTAAAGGAAGAAGAGTCTGTGCAGACAATTTTAAACTTTTTTTCCGAAATCTGGCGGGGGGGAGATGCCGAGATTACTTTGGATGCCGAGACAGTACCGGCCCAGGGAGATCCCGGGCAGCTTGCTCTTGTGAAGGATGTGCTGGGTGAAAGCAGTACAGATTATTCCGCCAGTTCGGAAAACCGGAGAACCAATGTACTTACGGGGACATCCAAGCTAAATGGAAAGGTACTCTATCCCGGTGAAGAGTTTTCTGTACTGGAGGCGGTAAAGCCCTTTGATGCAGAAAGTGGTTATGCCACCGCACCTTCCTATGAGATGGGAAGCGTGGTCGACAGCTACGGAGGCGGAATCTGCCAGGTATCCACGACACTCTACCTGGCTGTGCTCAGGGCCGAGCTGGAGGTGACAGAACGATCCAATCATTCGATGATTGTCGGTTATGTAAAACCTTCAATGGACGCCGCAATCGCAGATGGGAGCAAGGACTTCCGATTCAGGAATAATACGGATGCACCCATCTATATTCTGGGATATGCTTCCGGCGGAGAGGTGGGTTTTGTCATCTATGGACACGAGACGAGGGATCGTGAGAACCGTCAGGTTTCCTTTGAAAGTGAAACACTGACCACAACAGAACCCGAAAACAAGATTCAGAAGGATTCGAATCTGGATTTTGGAGCGGTGGAATCGACGAACGGGCATACAGGAAAAGAAGCCAGACTCTGGAAGATTGTAACCGTGGATGGGCAGGAAACCAGAGAACAGGTGAATGAAAGCACCTATCAGATGACCCCGCATGTGACCCGGATTGGGATAAAGGGCGGAGATGACGAAGCGGTTGATGCGCTTACCTCTGCTATAGACATGGGTGATATGGGTAAGGTGAATGAGATCCTTGCACGATACCCGGGAGGCAAAGCATCGGCATGA
- a CDS encoding 3'-5' exonuclease: MMQTYVALDLETTGLQPKTDRILEIGALKVVNDEIVDTYRTFVNPRMKIPDSIRQLTGITQEMVEGQPYQEEAVSNILDFCGDLPLLGHNILFDYSFLKHQAANLRREFEKKACDTLHIARKAFPGLPSRSLTSMCSYYAIDRTRAHRAYDDAWASMKLYEYLWGEFGKKNPAWFETKPLTYKVKRQNPITPAQKRYLNDLIKYHKIEAEVEPDSLTKNEASRMIDHIILRYGRIER; the protein is encoded by the coding sequence ATGATGCAGACATATGTGGCCCTGGATCTGGAAACCACAGGCCTGCAGCCAAAAACCGACCGGATACTGGAAATCGGTGCCCTGAAAGTAGTAAACGATGAAATTGTGGATACATACCGCACATTTGTGAATCCCAGAATGAAGATACCGGACAGTATTAGACAACTGACGGGCATTACCCAGGAGATGGTCGAGGGGCAGCCGTATCAGGAGGAAGCAGTTTCAAATATCCTGGATTTTTGTGGGGACTTGCCTCTTCTGGGACACAACATTCTCTTTGATTATAGTTTTCTAAAGCATCAGGCAGCCAATTTACGAAGGGAATTTGAAAAAAAGGCCTGTGACACTCTTCACATTGCACGCAAGGCATTTCCCGGGCTGCCCAGCAGAAGCCTTACGTCGATGTGCAGCTATTATGCGATTGACCGAACCCGCGCCCATCGTGCATACGATGATGCATGGGCTTCTATGAAACTATACGAATATCTATGGGGTGAATTTGGGAAAAAAAATCCTGCATGGTTTGAGACAAAACCGCTGACTTATAAGGTGAAACGCCAAAATCCAATAACCCCGGCACAAAAACGGTACTTGAATGATTTGATAAAATATCATAAAATAGAAGCTGAAGTTGAACCTGACAGTCTCACGAAGAATGAGGCTTCCAGGATGATTGATCATATCATCCTGAGATATGGAAGAATAGAGAGGTAA
- the nth gene encoding endonuclease III, producing MATKRTKEILALLDEQYSTEYKCYLNHENPGQLLIATMLSAQCTDARVNIVTKDLFVKYPDMESFAHAELSELEQDIKPTGFYHNKAKNIIACARKLCLEFGGEVPGDLEALTSLPGVGRKTANVIRGNIFHEPSIVVDTHVKRISRRLGLAKENDPEKIEFELMKALPEDHWILYNIQIITFGRQICFARNPRCGECFLTEYCKEYKDRAAGKKAGL from the coding sequence GTGGCAACGAAAAGAACAAAAGAGATACTGGCTCTTCTGGATGAACAGTATTCCACAGAATATAAGTGTTATCTGAATCACGAAAATCCCGGACAGCTTTTAATAGCGACCATGCTCTCCGCGCAGTGCACGGATGCCCGGGTGAATATTGTAACAAAAGATCTTTTTGTAAAATATCCTGATATGGAGTCCTTTGCCCATGCAGAATTGTCAGAACTGGAGCAGGATATCAAGCCTACAGGTTTTTACCATAATAAGGCAAAGAATATTATCGCCTGTGCCAGAAAGCTATGTCTGGAATTCGGCGGGGAAGTACCAGGCGATCTGGAGGCTTTAACCTCTCTTCCAGGGGTGGGGCGCAAGACAGCCAATGTCATCCGCGGAAATATCTTCCACGAACCCAGTATAGTGGTGGACACGCATGTAAAGCGGATATCCCGAAGGCTGGGGCTGGCGAAGGAAAACGATCCGGAAAAAATAGAGTTTGAATTAATGAAGGCTTTGCCTGAGGATCACTGGATTCTTTATAATATACAGATTATTACATTTGGAAGGCAGATCTGTTTCGCACGGAACCCCAGGTGCGGGGAGTGTTTTCTGACAGAGTACTGTAAAGAATATAAGGACAGAGCCGCCGGAAAGAAGGCAGGCCTATGA